One region of Caldimonas thermodepolymerans genomic DNA includes:
- a CDS encoding hemerythrin domain-containing protein: MDAIELLTRQHREIEERMALVLQDTALRTLHKRFQEVADHLGAHVASEEQVFYPAVKARRTEDVLLESLEEHLSLKRLLADLMQMSPGDAAFEAKFKVLKEQTEHHHEEEEEHLFPQVRKLLDEDQRAALGREMLGFQADLHAQGEPARDMATQTDRAADL; this comes from the coding sequence ATGGATGCCATCGAACTGCTGACCCGACAACACCGCGAGATCGAGGAGCGCATGGCGCTCGTGCTGCAGGACACCGCCTTGCGCACGCTGCACAAGCGCTTCCAGGAGGTGGCCGACCACCTGGGCGCCCACGTCGCCTCGGAGGAGCAGGTGTTCTATCCCGCCGTGAAGGCGCGGCGCACCGAGGACGTGCTGCTGGAATCGCTGGAGGAACACCTGTCGCTCAAGCGCCTGCTCGCCGACCTGATGCAGATGAGCCCGGGCGACGCGGCCTTCGAGGCCAAGTTCAAGGTGCTCAAGGAACAGACCGAGCACCACCACGAGGAAGAAGAGGAGCATCTCTTCCCGCAGGTGCGCAAGCTGCTGGACGAAGACCAGCGCGCCGCGCTGGGTCGCGAGATGCTGGGCTTCCAGGCCGACCTGCATGCGCAGGGCGAGCCGGCCCGGGACATGGCGACGCAGACCGACCGCGCCGCCGACCTCTGA